In Vigna angularis cultivar LongXiaoDou No.4 chromosome 8, ASM1680809v1, whole genome shotgun sequence, the DNA window ccaagatggtctaatacacaagttcttagcaaatcctccaaagactgaatagttctttctgtttgaccatcagtctgagggtgataagccgaactcatcctcaactgtgttcccagagccttctgtagcgtctgccaaaaccttgaagtaaaccttggatctctgtctgacacaatgcttgtaggtatgccatgcaacctcactactTCCCCGATGTATAACTCCGTCAGCTTTTCTAGTGACATACATTGATTAATGGGcaaaaagtgagcgctcttggttagtctatcaacgataacccagatagaatcgtgaccttttgatgattttggtaaatgtgttacaaagtccatcgagatactatcccacttccattgaggaatgtctaactgtcgtaacatccctcccggtttttgatgctccacttttgccttttgacacaccaagcaggctgctacaaactcggccacatccctcttcattccattccaccaaaatgactctttcaggtccttatacatcttagtcatacctggatgtatgctaagacgacttttatggccttcatccaaaattaaatgtttcaatTCACTCTTTGTAGGTATACACACTCTGTTCTTAAATCGAAGAATGCCATCTTTACTTAGAACGAACTCCCTGGCTTGATCGGTGTCCAACAACCTGATCCTTTGctgcaactcttgatccattgactgctcaaccttcacttgttctaagaagtcactagtgattactaaatgaccacaccatatatgatctcgggttaactgcaaccccaagttcatatcacgtatcttttctaacagttctaattccttcaccatcagtgttgttatctgagcttgtctcctactcaatgcatctgccaccacattggcttttcctgggtgatataaaagctcgaagtcatagtccttcatatattccatccatcttctttgtcgcatgttcagctccttttgatcgaacaaatactttagactcttatggtcactaaaaacttggaaacttgccccatagaggtagtgtctccatgtctttaatgcaaatactactgctgcaagttctatgtcatgcgttgggtagttcttctcatgcgcctttagctgcctagatgcataagctacaggtctccttccttgcattagGACGCACCCCAAACCTTGATATGACGCATCACAGTACACCTCAAAAAATTTATCTGCCTTgttttcttatgctctaaatcttaaaatgcctaattttacttcctctcacaacaacctcaaacactgtttatatatttaatacccatatacaagctattacagaacccttattccaaaccttccaacaagattaatttcagccaacaaactcattcaataaattcatcacaataaacatccataatagaattcatacaaaataattataaacaattaacaataataaaacattactataaatggtcatagaagaatacaatatttgacaatcataaaaataatcttaatataaaaattcatggggaaacaagaagttgaatctggcagagccggttagacaacttctaatccatccatcaatacaatataattaaataacaagaacaatacatgtctggggaaataagaagttgaatctggcaaagccggttagacaacttctaatccttccaaaaatgcaataaaataaataagcaaagaaataaatagtttggggaaacaagaagttgaatctggcagagccggttagataacttctaatccttccaaaaatgtaataaaataaatacggaaggaaataaaaagtttggggaatcaagaaattgaatctggcagagccggttagacaatttctaatccttccaaaaaaacaataaaaataaataaggaaaacaataaaatgtttggggaaacaagaaattgaatctggcagagccggttagacaatttctaatccttccaaaatacaaaaataaaccactaataacatacaattggcataacataatcaacatcatattttacaactatcacacttggatattaacacaaaacatactcttatttaaaattcaaaatcatacagaaacaaaatactccatattcaagatttaaaattagacaaaagaaaaattatagcatattcaagactcaagataatacaaaaagaaatactcaaagttagcttcccttacctctattccagacttagtttcttcttctcaaaccgttctccggaaacttccagaatttcccctctttaactataatttcctccaactctcttctctcacaatttctctagaattttggtgcaaattttcagcctccccccttggctatttatagccaaaaaattttactattcattttttactattcatttttactattcacttttactattcatttttactattcaaaaattatttttttattcatcattcttatctctaaatgattaattctacgtggagtgttctcttccacaatttattttaatatatatatattttttttaactattcactattcactattcactatttactatttactatttactattcactattcacttttcttaaaaaaaatcctaaataagttatcaaaattttgaagctctccctctagaattactataactttatatccaaaaatttacatttttctatctattaaaattattattactaataaaatgttaaaatttacaattataaatattttttttttatggatcttacattttaacttacaaacattttcaaggatcttacaagcTTCGTCAGCGGGGACAATGGCGACGACGGCCGAGGTGGCGTTGATGCTGTTTTATGTGCTGAGCCGGCGGCTGTCGCGGAAGGCGGAGGAGGACAACAAGGATCACGGAGGCGGTGGCGACGTGTCGAAATCGAGCAGACCGGTGTGCTAGAGAAGGCTTTCGAGGCGGGCCGGCGCAGGCTCTGGCGACGCTGCTGGAGTCGATCGGAACGCTGTCGAAGACTTTGAGGTTCACGTATTCCGAGACCTTCGAGAAGTGGCCAATCGACGATTTGGCCTTCAAAATCAACTACTTCATGCGCAAGAAGGTAAGTTTTATTAGATTCTGAATAAAATTCATAGTTTTAAGTGAAATTGAGTGGTTTCTATTTCTGGGCGTGTAGAAAGGTGCAAGCTTTTGGGGGGATTCTGACTTTGGGAATATGTGTAATGGTTTGCATTTTGCAAGGTAATATGGCAGTTGCAAGTGTCTATGCTGGGAGTGATTATGTGCAGCTCAAAGGGGATGGGATAATTGTGGAGCTGTACCAAGATATGATCATGGAAATTCTTTCGTGGCTTCCGGTGAAAGATCTCCTACTATTCAAGTACGTTTCGAAAGGGTGGAACCAACTTTTCTCTGATTCGGTTTTGCGGCGCGGCGGCTTTGGTTTTGCAAAGGAGATGACAACGAAGATGAAAGAGGCAGTAGCGATTTGGGGTTGGAAGGTTTTTCAAATTGGTTCTCTTGTGGTTTTTCTAAGTGCAGGCCATTTTCCTCCTCTTTTTTgcttacataattttttttttaatttattaaattccaGATCATTACTCGcagcatattttttttaataaaatattcaccTTAGTATATTCACTTCAATACATTTTAATGCCGTTTGTGACAACTTAACGGTTAGGacaaaattggctcaattttataaatatttggacccaattgagatattttataaatatatagacccaattgagacaattgaaaatatgaagacccacttgagattcctATACAAATACAAGAACCATCTCAGGAtttaaaccaatttttttatatcctcCAAATCCATATACAAGAACCATATAAGAGtttaaaccaatttttttatatcctcCAAACCCATCTGCACAAATCCACGCTAATATATGAAAGCGAACATAAAATTAATCCCAAATCTATCCGCACAAACCATTCTCTACATTGTATCACCTCAAAGCGAACATAGCATTAGTTTTCCCTTTCATTTGACTTTTAAGATAAGATTGTTCTTATCTTATAAAATCTCGGTGGAACATTAAGTGcaacaaacaaatatttttaaggaTTAACATAAGGTTTTAAATTTAAGTCAATTCTATAAATTTACACCTATTTATATTCTCTAAAGTGATTTTACAACTTCCAACATcatatttttgtcatttcttTAACATTTGTTTTACTCATGTCTGGTAGGTTAAGAAGACAGATAAAGCAAATCAGTAGTCTTTAGACATAATAATTACTGCCAGTCCAAATTTTGTCCACAAAATTATGATCAACATTCTCCAGCTGTGGCGCTTTACTTGTAAGATGCTTGATGTAACACTACACTAATacaattcaaatttcaataatGCCGATATTTTCACTGAGAAAAAGACCTTACACATATGTAACCACATGCTGATTATACTTATAACAAATTTCATTCTCAGAAGCTGTGTGAAGGAAGAAGAACTCCTGAAATGGAGACACCATTAGTGAGCCAGAAGTTTACTTCAGAATCTGACTATTCTGCAGTGAAAAGGTTGAAGGATGTTAAATTTGTATTGTGGACAGAGACAGTGAAGATATGGAAGATAGCTTTGCCAGTGGCATTGACCCATCTCTTTCAGTTCCTCACAAACTCCTCAACTTCCATCTATGCTGGTCATCTAGGTGACATTCAACTCTCTTCAATCTCTGTTAGCCAAGGTGTTCTCAGTTCCATCTATTTTTACTTGCTGGTTCGTTACCACATGCCTAAACTCTCATACTTTGCTCCTTTTTTCTTCATCTTATCTAACTCTCAACTGCAAAATTGCAGTTTGGTATGTCATCTGCACTGGCAACACTTTGTGGCCAAGCTTTTGGAGCAGGGCAGATTGTTTCTACTTGCATTTATGTTCAAAGGTCATGGATTATACTCACCATCACTTGCACAATTCTCTTGCCTGTTTATGTATATGCCACACCAGTGTTGAAGTTGCTAGGCCAAGATGAAGAAATAGCTGATCTTGCTGGCACATATTCTATACAATTGATTCCCCACATGTTTTCCTTTGCTATAGTTTTTCCCACCCTAAGATTTCTTCAGGCCCAGAGCAAGGTTAAAGTGATCATGTGCATAGCatttgtggttctgctcattcAAAATGGCTTGCTTTACATGTTCATACATGTGTTTGGTTGGGGTGTAACTGGTTTAGCCATGGTGAGTGACATCATAGGGTGGCTCTATGCTTTGGCTTTGGTTGTGTATACCATTGGATGGAACAAGGAAGAATGGAGTGGATTTTCTTGGATGGCATTCAGGGATTTATGGGCATTTTCTAAGTTATGCCTTGCTTCATCTGTCATGATTTGCTTAGAGCAATGGTATCTTACATGCATTATGCTCCTTGTTGGTCTTCTACAGAATCCTGTCATTTCTGTTGCTTCCTATTCTATTTGGTAAGATCATGAACTTTCAATTTAGAGTTATAAGATTGATTTagtggatttgaaaaaaaaaatactaagaaCTAACATTTCCCTTAAAACAAATCAACTTGCACTTGTTTTAAGATGTTTAAATTGGTAAGTTAAAACACTTTTTACCATGATTTTCACTTTCCAATGAATAGAACTCTTTGTCTtgctttttgtgttttttagcTTCAATGTTCAGGGTTGGCACTTCACACTGCTCCTAGGAATAAACACAGCCATAAGGTGAGTCACTACAAATTATAACATGACAGTTTATGCAGATGAAATTTTTCTGAATTTAATTTCTCAGAAAACTGTAAGTGGTAGCATATTATGTTAACTAGACGTAGACAGTTATGTTTGATGCATTGAcatctttcatttttcaaagaaaataatgatagtAATAGAAcatgttaaaaagtgaaaagaaatataaatataattatataatgatCTGTTTTCTTTACTTATAATTTTACAGTGTGTTAAATTCTTGTTTTGTGGTACTTGAAATTTGCATTGTTTTGATGCTTAGTTAGGATAATTAGAATTGAGTTCAATACTGTCAgctgttattttctttattttcattctctGAATTTGCCTATCGCAAGTATCTAGGATTGTGTAGAAAATATGGCTATCTCAATGTAAGTTAAGTTTTTAAGAAACTTTTTGGTTAAAGGCTATTTGAAGCATTCATCTAATATGACTTTTATCATTATGAACAATATAAAGAATGAAAACTTCTAGTAGGAAGTTAGTTTACAGATTATATATAggaagtaaaaattaaatttctcaaATGATGTATATTTAAATGTACTAAGAATAAATTTctcaaaagagagaaaattatgGCTTATGGCTAATTGGAACcataaataagatttaaaagCAGATTACATATTTTCAGAAGGGTCTGTTAATCTGTGACTTGTTTTAAATTTGGTAACTTAAATTTGAAATGGCACAATGCATAAACCAAAAGTTATGATTGATGAAAGTGTTTGAGTTCTTGGTTTGATTTCTGAATCTTTTTGTCTCCAAGTGTTCGTGTATCCAACACGCTTGGCATGTCACATCCAAGAGCAGCGAAATACTCTTTCTATGTGGCAATGTTCCAGTCTCTCCTCCTTGGTATTCTTTTCATGACACTTATTTTCCTCACTAAAGAAGATTTCGCCACCATCTTTACTAGCAGTGAGGATATTATACTAGCTGTCACCGAATTAGCATATCTTCTTGGTATAACAATGCTTCTCAATAGCATATCACAGGTCATTTCAGGTCAATATTTACTCAGACTAATATCTCCAAGGTTATATTTAggtttttgattatttttattattctattcgTATTTGactcaattaattttttattttcttttttaaataaagattcAATGTATTTAAGTTGATATTAATGCTATTTGAAAGTATTGAGtattaaaacttatattaagtcttttttttcatagattgagaacattttcttttatatatttgcaTAGGTGTGGCCATTGGAAGTGGATGGCAAGTGATGGTTGCTTACATAAACATGGCATGTTATTACATTGTTGGACTCCCAATTGGAATTTTCCTTGGTTTCAAGCAGCATTTAGGGGTCAAggtaacaattttctttttacttcaaTGTCTAAGATATTTACAATGCAATTTCTCTTCATTGAACATTTACAATGCAATTTCTCTTCATTGAACAT includes these proteins:
- the LOC108345336 gene encoding protein DETOXIFICATION 34 isoform X1: METPLVSQKFTSESDYSAVKRLKDVKFVLWTETVKIWKIALPVALTHLFQFLTNSSTSIYAGHLGDIQLSSISVSQGVLSSIYFYLLFGMSSALATLCGQAFGAGQIVSTCIYVQRSWIILTITCTILLPVYVYATPVLKLLGQDEEIADLAGTYSIQLIPHMFSFAIVFPTLRFLQAQSKVKVIMCIAFVVLLIQNGLLYMFIHVFGWGVTGLAMVSDIIGWLYALALVVYTIGWNKEEWSGFSWMAFRDLWAFSKLCLASSVMICLEQWYLTCIMLLVGLLQNPVISVASYSICFNVQGWHFTLLLGINTAISVRVSNTLGMSHPRAAKYSFYVAMFQSLLLGILFMTLIFLTKEDFATIFTSSEDIILAVTELAYLLGITMLLNSISQVISGVAIGSGWQVMVAYINMACYYIVGLPIGIFLGFKQHLGVKGLWGGTMCGSILQILVLLLIISKTNWTKEVEQTAHRMRTWNIDNYH
- the LOC108345336 gene encoding protein DETOXIFICATION 34 isoform X2; translated protein: METPLVSQKFTSESDYSAVKRLKDVKFVLWTETVKIWKIALPVALTHLFQFLTNSSTSIYAGHLGDIQLSSISVSQGVLSSIYFYLLFGMSSALATLCGQAFGAGQIVSTCIYVQRSWIILTITCTILLPVYVYATPVLKLLGQDEEIADLAGTYSIQLIPHMFSFAIVFPTLRFLQAQSKVKVIMCIAFVVLLIQNGLLYMFIHVFGWGVTGLAMVSDIIGWLYALALVVYTIGWNKEEWSGFSWMAFRDLWAFSKLCLASSVMICLEQWYLTCIMLLVGLLQNPVISVASYSICFNVQGWHFTLLLGINTAISVRVSNTLGMSHPRAAKYSFYVAMFQSLLLGILFMTLIFLTKEDFATIFTSSEDIILAVTELAYLLGITMLLNSISQVISGQYLLRLISPRCGHWKWMASDGCLHKHGMLLHCWTPNWNFPWFQAAFRGQGSLGRHNVRQYSADFSPLADYFED